Proteins encoded together in one Anopheles darlingi chromosome 3, idAnoDarlMG_H_01, whole genome shotgun sequence window:
- the LOC125957385 gene encoding F-box/WD repeat-containing protein 7 isoform X1, with protein MAEQCILSIEDNLQQQQQLQQQQQQQASTTDTHDATIPPASPPSRIESPTCTVVGADTIRDSDGESLVFIDHHGSTTPRAIGDHHHAVSGVGVTPLADSDGGKACWPQEQQHQQPHDREEAQRQQHHHQLMRMDSADSDDIIPSDDTQRRHHQPSVDCRPILLETPVVERCDTSEIGGGSVRIVNPPGKLMIISDKLASAKPKRLSDEFFSADDDNVEEQAATGGGMVTNSVNDQQPQLVDGGEKNAATAGEEDYHQLDGAREGKNQNITNGSVPVASNRHRRHCHHREHYPKREAKSGDAAVADEEEQEEESEGDVELPDQDGNGAQVASPVSGGCPPHDDETDDDGEAEDDGVQAMDEGPARRNAAAEAELLEQELELDDVQSMDAIERRDFEQEHRLTGGFLLRNRSLISADRLNLEFLNTINNQQQPSSSSSSSSSSKMKTVNDDDNDNDDDDNRAPSSSSSSQQSAEAVTVPSADERTTKHHAEAQTTRKLTEDNGAKEAREEINHSSSPLPSSMVVMAAQLTTTPTSSRYQYKHDPHYQQQQQQQQRSIVTTNSTSSGGSNSGPDSDSFSRNSNYSRTNENNSTTKSAVCKLTRNLSASLANCCSKQGSDEDEEEGGDEEQEEEQQPEEQQLLLNDVTEAPQSNSLSSSISSLTSSMNYSVATAMAEDSNQHHEQHQHQSLPVVDAFLNTNSNDSLSSEQSVFVARDTAAGTLICDADADNTGTAAEEGGLVRGTTNGLSTSTASSLQETELLQHDERTASLRDPCSSSSSSVSYSSSSSPSPPQTQQQQQELGNDDMVVVMCSSSSSSSSSSSASSTALPPTASLSKSLGTERASCSSATSSVPSPLTVEDSSVDATEAGKRSSVKDEPKHSKVVVSSSTGATAMVDASSSSSTFSCPFSKESKAAGPLQGSSSATGSSKTASKHQQSQQPSTSSSSSTGKKVPGSGTSQSQRQHHHHHHHHHHHHHRGAVTNDDSAANGVAAAAAAVPAPAASYQQCDASTNTSNSPESSEPEIDEEDWADCEEGTDEEVCTCRDYTDEDGFATSEDELPSRDVDLSSYTQLDTISDDLLHDAQTPRLHRKRKLTENRILYGEAGGSPATESLIYSSRKRLALDGSAAAAAASSSSPASTVTAVGGGTPTGGTSSVANTLTVANVTTTPRSSSLRGSMNVATTPTSSTLGERKTPRTIIPTKDNPPPELSEWLMQFQRWTHVERLVAVDRLIEHCEPTQVRHMMKVIEPQFQRDFISLLPKELALQVLSYLDPKDLLRAAQTCSSWRFLADDNLLWKEKCKESGIVVEPSTDRPKRGRTGNMPPISSPWKAAYMRQHIIEMNWRSRPIRTAKVLKGHDDHVITCLQFCGNRIVSGSDDNTLKVWSAITGKCLRTLTGHTGGVWSSQMADNIIISGSTDRTLRVWNAETGQCMHILHGHTSTVRCMHLHGNKVVSGSRDATLRVWDVNLGTCLHMLVGHLAAVRCVQYDGKLIVSGAYDYMVKVWNPERQECLHTLQGHTNRVYSLQFDGVHVVSGSLDTSIRVWDAETGSCKHALMGHQSLTSGMELRQNILVSGNADSTVKVWDIITGQCLQTLSAGPNKHQSAVTCLQFNTRFVITSSDDGTVKLWDVKTGEFIRNLVALESGGTGGVVWRIRANDTKLICAVGSRNGTEETKLMVLDFDVEGACLKCS; from the exons ATGGCAGAACAATGTATTCTCAGCATTGAAGACaacctgcaacagcaacaacagctgcagcagcagcagcagcagcaagcgtccacgacggacacacacgACGCTACGATTCCACCGGCCAGCCCACCAAGTCGCATCGAATCACCGACCTGTACGGTCGTAGGTGCCGATACGATTCGCGATAGCGATGGGGAGAGTCTCGTATTCATCGACCATCACGGATCTACCACACCGAGGGCGAtcggtgatcatcatcatgccgtgTCCGGTGTCGGAGTAACCCCGCTTGCCGACTCGGATGGTGGTAAAGCTTGCTGGCCAcaggaacaacagcatcagcagccacaTGACCGAGAGGAGGcacaacgccagcagcaccatcaccaactgATGCGCATGGACAGTGCTGATAGCGATGATATTATCCCTAGCGACGATACACAGCGTCGTCACCATCAACCGTCTGTAGACTGTCGTCCGATCTTACTGGAAACACCGGTCGTCGAGCGGTGCGATACGAGCGAGATCGGTGGCGGAAGCGTACGGATCGTAAACCCTCCCGGGAAGCTGATGATCATCAGCGATAAGCTAGCGTCCGCCAAACCGAAGCGTCTCAGCGATGAGTTCTTCTCGGCTGACGATGATAACGTGGAGGAACAGGCAGCTACCGGCGGCGGCATGGTGACAAATAGCGTGAATGATCAGCAGCCGCAATTGGTGGACGGTGGTGAAAAGAATGCTGCCACCGCTGGTGAGGAGGATTATCATCAGCTCGATGGTGCCAGAGAAGGGAAGAATCAGAACATCACTAATGGTAGCGTGCCGGTGGCATCCAATCGCCACCGGCGACACTGTCATCATCGGGAGCATTACCCAAAGCGAGAAGCGAAATCCGGTGATGCCGCCGTTGCtgatgaggaggagcaggaggaggagagtgaAGGTGATGTAGAGCTACCGGACCAGGATGGTAACGGTGCACAAGTAGCTTCACCGGTGTCCGGTGGTTGTCCGCcacatgatgatgaaacagatgatgatggcgaggcAGAGGACGACGGAGTGCAAGCAATGGACGAGGGACCGGCGCGTCGtaacgcagcagcagaggccgAGTTGCTGGAGCAGGAACTGGAGTTGGACGATGTGCAATCGATGGATGCGATCGAGCGGCGAGATTTCGAGCAGGAGCATCGGTTAACGGGTGGCTTTTTGTTAAGAAACAGATCACTGATATCTGCCGATAGACTGAATTTAGAATTTTTAAATACAatcaacaaccagcagcagccttcgtcgtcgtcgtcgtcgtcgtcgtcgtcgaagatgAAGACtgtcaatgatgatgataatgataatgatgatgatgataatagagcgccttcgtcgtcctcttcctctcaGCAATCGGCTGAGGCGGTGACAGTACCGTCTGCTGACGAACGCACAACAAAGCATCACGCTGAAGCGCAGACAACAAGGAAGCTAACGGAAGACAACGGTGCGAAGGAGGCTAGAGAGGAGATCAATCACTCGTCGTCACCCCTTCCTTCGTCGATGGTGGTAATGGCAGCACAGCTTACAACAACGCCAACTAGTAGTAGATATCAATATAAACACGATCCtcactatcagcagcagcagcagcagcagcaacgcagcatTGTCACGacgaacagcaccagcagcggcggcagcaacagtggcccTGATAGCGATAGCTTTAGTAGGAATAGTAATTATAGTAGAACAAATGAGAACAATAGTACAACCAAGTCTGCAGTGTGCAAGCTTACAAGGAACCTGTCAGCTAGTCTAGCCAATTGTTGCAGCAAGCAAGGCtcagatgaagatgaagaggaaggaggcgacgaggaacaggaagaagaacagcaacccgaggagcagcaactgctgctaaACGATGTGACCGAAGCACCGCAGTCCAATTCCCTATCGTCGTCGATATCGTCGCTGACATCCTCGATGAACTATTCCGTGGCGACCGCCATGGCCGAAGATAGTAACCAGCATCacgagcagcatcaacatcaatcgCTACCAGTTGTCGATGCATTCCTGAATACAAACTCCAATGATAGTCTATCGTCGGAACAGTCCGTTTTCGTAGCGAGGGACACAGCAGCGGGTACACTTATCTGCGATGCGGATGCTGACAACactggaacagcagcagaagaaggaggtttGGTTCGGGGAACGACGAATGGTCTCTCCACCAGCACTGCCAGCAGCCTGCAGGAAACGGAGCTGCTACAGCATGACGAGCGCACAGCGTCGCTACGGGATCCCTGTTCCTCCAGCTCGTCGTCGGTATCCtactcatcctcctcgtctccctctccaccacaaacacagcaacaacagcaggaacTTGGTAACGACGATATGGTGGTCGTAATgtgctcgtcgtcatcgtcgtcgtcgtcgtcgtcgtcggcctcATCTACGGCACTGCCACCTACAGCATCACTATCGAAATCGTTAGGAACCGAGCGAGCTAGCTGCTCGTCTGCCACTTCCTCGGTACCATCGCCACTGACCGTAGAGGACAGCAGTGTAGATGCCACTGAAGCTGGTAAACGTAGCTCCGTAAAAGATGAACCGAAGCACAGCAAAGTGGTGGTCAGTTCTTCAACCGGTGCTACCGCCATGGTTGACGCCAGCTCTTCGAGTAGCACCTTCAGCTGTCCGTTTTCGAAGGAAAGCAAAGCTGCCGGTCCCCTACAAGGTAGCAGCAGTGCTACCGGTAGTAGCAAAACAGCTAGTAAACAtcagcaatcgcagcagccttctacatcttcatcttcttcaaccGGAAAGAAAGTGCCGGGAAGTGGTACCTCCCAAAGCCAacgtcagcaccaccaccatcaccatcatcaccatcaccatcatcatcgtggcgcCGTGACAAATGACGATTCAGCGGCGAACGgtgtagcagctgctgctgccgcagtaCCGGCTCCTGCGGCATCGTATCAACAGTGCGatgccagcaccaacacctCGAACTCGCCGGAATCGAGCGAACCGGAGATCGACGAGGAAGATTGGGCTGATTGTGAGGAGGGTACAGATGAGGAAGTCTGCACCTGTCGCGATTACACCGACGAGGATGGGTTTGCGACGAGCGAGGACGAGCTACCGTCGCGTGATGTCGATCTGTCCAGCTACACCCAGCTCGATACGATCTCGGATGATCTGCTACACGATGCCCAGACACCGCGGCTacaccggaagcggaagttAACCGAAAATCGTATCCTCTATGGTGAGGCCGGTGGCAGTCCAGCAACGGAATCGCTGATCTACAGCAGCCGGAAACGGCTCGCTCTGGatgggtcagcagcagcagcagcggcatcatcatcatcaccggcatcGACTGTCactgccgttggtggtggtacgccCACGGGAGGTACCAGTAGTGTAGCCAACACACTAACGGTAGCCAACGTCACCACGACGCCACGATCTTCTTCACTGCGCGGTTCAATGAAT GTTGCAACAACACCAACTTCATCAACGCTTGGCGAACGTAAAACCCCTAGAACCATTATACCCACCAAAGATAATCCTCCTCCCGAGCTGAGTGAGTGGTTAATGCAGTTTCAG CGATGGACACACGTGGAAcgactggtggcggtggatcgTTTGATCGAGCACTGTGAGCCAACACAGGTGCGCCACATGATGAAGGTGATCGAACCGCAGTTCCAGCGAGATTTCATCTCGTTGCTGCCGAAAGAGCTCGCCCTGCAAGTCCTGTCGTACCTTGATCCGAAAGATCTGCTGCGTGCGGCACAAACGTGCAGCAGCTGGCGCTTCCTTGCCGACGACAACCTGCTGTGGAAGGAAAAGTGCAAGGAAAGTGGCATCGTGGTAGAACCGTCGACGGATCGACCGAAGCGGGGTCGCACTGGCAACATGCCGCCCATATCGTCTCCCTGGAAGGCTGCCTACATGCGACAGCACATCATCGAGATGAACTGGCGGTCGCGCCCCATTCGTACGGCAAAGGTGCTGAAGGGACACGACGATCATGTCATTACGTGCCTGCAGTTCTGCGGTAACCGCATCGTGTCCGGTTCCGACGATAATACGCTCAAAGTTTGGTCCGCCATTACTGGCAAG TGCCTTCGAACACTCACTGGTCATACGGGAGGCGTTTGGTCATCGCAGATGGCTGACAATATCATCATCTCCGGTAGCACGGACCGTACGCTGCGCGTCTGGAACGCAGAGACCGGCCAATGTATGCATATACTACATGGGCATACATCAACCGTGCGTTGCATGCACCTCCATGGCAACAA AGTGGTTAGTGGTTCACGGGATGCCACGTTACGTGTATGGGACGTGAACCTGGGTACGTGTCTGCACATGCTTGTCGGCCATCTGGCCGCGGTACGGTGCGTGCAGTACGATGGTAAGCTCATCGTTTCCGGTGCCTACGACTACATGGTGAAGGTGTGGAACCCCGAACGTCAGGAGTGTCTGCACACACTACAGGGACACACGAACCGGGTCTACTCGCTGCAGTTTGATGGAGTTCACGTCGTGTCCGGCTCCCTCGACACCTCGATACGCGTGTGGGACGCTGAGACGGGCTCCTGTAAACATGCACTGATGGGTCACCAGAGCCTTACGTCGGGAATGGAGCTACGGCAAAACATTCTCGTCTCGGGTAACGCCGATTCCACCGTCAAAGTGTGGGACATCATTACCGGCCAGTGTTTGCAGACGCTTTCTG CAGGCCCCAACAAGCACCAGTCGGCGGTGACGTGTCTGCAGTTCAACACGCGATTCGTTATCACCAGCTCGGACGATGGTACGGTCAAGCTTTGGGATGTGAAGACGGGCGAGTTTATCCGCAATCTGGTTGCTCTAGAATCGGGCGGAACCGGAGGCGTCGTGTGGCGCATTCG GGCAAACGATACAAAGTTGATATGTGCCGTTGGATCGCGCAACGGTACGGAGGAAACCAAACTGATGGTACTCGATTTCGATGTGGAAGGTGCCTGCCTGAAATGCTCATAA
- the LOC125957385 gene encoding F-box/WD repeat-containing protein 7 isoform X2, which translates to MAEQCILSIEDNLQQQQQLQQQQQQQASTTDTHDATIPPASPPSRIESPTCTVVGADTIRDSDGESLVFIDHHGSTTPRAIGDHHHAVSGVGVTPLADSDGGKACWPQEQQHQQPHDREEAQRQQHHHQLMRMDSADSDDIIPSDDTQRRHHQPSVDCRPILLETPVVERCDTSEIGGGSVRIVNPPGKLMIISDKLASAKPKRLSDEFFSADDDNVEEQAATGGGMVTNSVNDQQPQLVDGGEKNAATAGEEDYHQLDGAREGKNQNITNGSVPVASNRHRRHCHHREHYPKREAKSGDAAVADEEEQEEESEGDVELPDQDGNGAQVASPVSGGCPPHDDETDDDGEAEDDGVQAMDEGPARRNAAAEAELLEQELELDDVQSMDAIERRDFEQEHRLTGGFLLRNRSLISADRLNLEFLNTINNQQQPSSSSSSSSSSKMKTVNDDDNDNDDDDNRAPSSSSSSQQSAEAVTVPSADERTTKHHAEAQTTRKLTEDNGAKEAREEINHSSSPLPSSMVVMAAQLTTTPTSSRYQYKHDPHYQQQQQQQQRSIVTTNSTSSGGSNSGPDSDSFSRNSNYSRTNENNSTTKSAVCKLTRNLSASLANCCSKQGSDEDEEEGGDEEQEEEQQPEEQQLLLNDVTEAPQSNSLSSSISSLTSSMNYSVATAMAEDSNQHHEQHQHQSLPVVDAFLNTNSNDSLSSEQSVFVARDTAAGTLICDADADNTGTAAEEGGLVRGTTNGLSTSTASSLQETELLQHDERTASLRDPCSSSSSSVSYSSSSSPSPPQTQQQQQELGNDDMVVVMCSSSSSSSSSSSASSTALPPTASLSKSLGTERASCSSATSSVPSPLTVEDSSVDATEAGKRSSVKDEPKHSKVVVSSSTGATAMVDASSSSSTFSCPFSKESKAAGPLQGSSSATGSSKTASKHQQSQQPSTSSSSSTGKKVPGSGTSQSQRQHHHHHHHHHHHHHRGAVTNDDSAANGVAAAAAAVPAPAASYQQCDASTNTSNSPESSEPEIDEEDWADCEEGTDEEVCTCRDYTDEDGFATSEDELPSRDVDLSSYTQLDTISDDLLHDAQTPRLHRKRKLTENRILYGEAGGSPATESLIYSSRKRLALDGSAAAAAASSSSPASTVTAVGGGTPTGGTSSVANTLTVANVTTTPRSSSLRGSMNVATTPTSSTLGERKTPRTIIPTKDNPPPELSEWLMQFQRWTHVERLVAVDRLIEHCEPTQVRHMMKVIEPQFQRDFISLLPKELALQVLSYLDPKDLLRAAQTCSSWRFLADDNLLWKEKCKESGIVVEPSTDRPKRGRTGNMPPISSPWKAAYMRQHIIEMNWRSRPIRTAKVLKGHDDHVITCLQFCGNRIVSGSDDNTLKVWSAITGKCLRTLTGHTGGVWSSQMADNIIISGSTDRTLRVWNAETGQCMHILHGHTSTVRCMHLHGNKVVSGSRDATLRVWDVNLGTCLHMLVGHLAAVRCVQYDGKLIVSGAYDYMVKVWNPERQECLHTLQGHTNRVYSLQFDGVHVVSGSLDTSIRVWDAETGSCKHALMGHQSLTSGMELRQNILVSGNADSTVKVWDIITGQCLQTLSGPNKHQSAVTCLQFNTRFVITSSDDGTVKLWDVKTGEFIRNLVALESGGTGGVVWRIRANDTKLICAVGSRNGTEETKLMVLDFDVEGACLKCS; encoded by the exons ATGGCAGAACAATGTATTCTCAGCATTGAAGACaacctgcaacagcaacaacagctgcagcagcagcagcagcagcaagcgtccacgacggacacacacgACGCTACGATTCCACCGGCCAGCCCACCAAGTCGCATCGAATCACCGACCTGTACGGTCGTAGGTGCCGATACGATTCGCGATAGCGATGGGGAGAGTCTCGTATTCATCGACCATCACGGATCTACCACACCGAGGGCGAtcggtgatcatcatcatgccgtgTCCGGTGTCGGAGTAACCCCGCTTGCCGACTCGGATGGTGGTAAAGCTTGCTGGCCAcaggaacaacagcatcagcagccacaTGACCGAGAGGAGGcacaacgccagcagcaccatcaccaactgATGCGCATGGACAGTGCTGATAGCGATGATATTATCCCTAGCGACGATACACAGCGTCGTCACCATCAACCGTCTGTAGACTGTCGTCCGATCTTACTGGAAACACCGGTCGTCGAGCGGTGCGATACGAGCGAGATCGGTGGCGGAAGCGTACGGATCGTAAACCCTCCCGGGAAGCTGATGATCATCAGCGATAAGCTAGCGTCCGCCAAACCGAAGCGTCTCAGCGATGAGTTCTTCTCGGCTGACGATGATAACGTGGAGGAACAGGCAGCTACCGGCGGCGGCATGGTGACAAATAGCGTGAATGATCAGCAGCCGCAATTGGTGGACGGTGGTGAAAAGAATGCTGCCACCGCTGGTGAGGAGGATTATCATCAGCTCGATGGTGCCAGAGAAGGGAAGAATCAGAACATCACTAATGGTAGCGTGCCGGTGGCATCCAATCGCCACCGGCGACACTGTCATCATCGGGAGCATTACCCAAAGCGAGAAGCGAAATCCGGTGATGCCGCCGTTGCtgatgaggaggagcaggaggaggagagtgaAGGTGATGTAGAGCTACCGGACCAGGATGGTAACGGTGCACAAGTAGCTTCACCGGTGTCCGGTGGTTGTCCGCcacatgatgatgaaacagatgatgatggcgaggcAGAGGACGACGGAGTGCAAGCAATGGACGAGGGACCGGCGCGTCGtaacgcagcagcagaggccgAGTTGCTGGAGCAGGAACTGGAGTTGGACGATGTGCAATCGATGGATGCGATCGAGCGGCGAGATTTCGAGCAGGAGCATCGGTTAACGGGTGGCTTTTTGTTAAGAAACAGATCACTGATATCTGCCGATAGACTGAATTTAGAATTTTTAAATACAatcaacaaccagcagcagccttcgtcgtcgtcgtcgtcgtcgtcgtcgtcgaagatgAAGACtgtcaatgatgatgataatgataatgatgatgatgataatagagcgccttcgtcgtcctcttcctctcaGCAATCGGCTGAGGCGGTGACAGTACCGTCTGCTGACGAACGCACAACAAAGCATCACGCTGAAGCGCAGACAACAAGGAAGCTAACGGAAGACAACGGTGCGAAGGAGGCTAGAGAGGAGATCAATCACTCGTCGTCACCCCTTCCTTCGTCGATGGTGGTAATGGCAGCACAGCTTACAACAACGCCAACTAGTAGTAGATATCAATATAAACACGATCCtcactatcagcagcagcagcagcagcagcaacgcagcatTGTCACGacgaacagcaccagcagcggcggcagcaacagtggcccTGATAGCGATAGCTTTAGTAGGAATAGTAATTATAGTAGAACAAATGAGAACAATAGTACAACCAAGTCTGCAGTGTGCAAGCTTACAAGGAACCTGTCAGCTAGTCTAGCCAATTGTTGCAGCAAGCAAGGCtcagatgaagatgaagaggaaggaggcgacgaggaacaggaagaagaacagcaacccgaggagcagcaactgctgctaaACGATGTGACCGAAGCACCGCAGTCCAATTCCCTATCGTCGTCGATATCGTCGCTGACATCCTCGATGAACTATTCCGTGGCGACCGCCATGGCCGAAGATAGTAACCAGCATCacgagcagcatcaacatcaatcgCTACCAGTTGTCGATGCATTCCTGAATACAAACTCCAATGATAGTCTATCGTCGGAACAGTCCGTTTTCGTAGCGAGGGACACAGCAGCGGGTACACTTATCTGCGATGCGGATGCTGACAACactggaacagcagcagaagaaggaggtttGGTTCGGGGAACGACGAATGGTCTCTCCACCAGCACTGCCAGCAGCCTGCAGGAAACGGAGCTGCTACAGCATGACGAGCGCACAGCGTCGCTACGGGATCCCTGTTCCTCCAGCTCGTCGTCGGTATCCtactcatcctcctcgtctccctctccaccacaaacacagcaacaacagcaggaacTTGGTAACGACGATATGGTGGTCGTAATgtgctcgtcgtcatcgtcgtcgtcgtcgtcgtcgtcggcctcATCTACGGCACTGCCACCTACAGCATCACTATCGAAATCGTTAGGAACCGAGCGAGCTAGCTGCTCGTCTGCCACTTCCTCGGTACCATCGCCACTGACCGTAGAGGACAGCAGTGTAGATGCCACTGAAGCTGGTAAACGTAGCTCCGTAAAAGATGAACCGAAGCACAGCAAAGTGGTGGTCAGTTCTTCAACCGGTGCTACCGCCATGGTTGACGCCAGCTCTTCGAGTAGCACCTTCAGCTGTCCGTTTTCGAAGGAAAGCAAAGCTGCCGGTCCCCTACAAGGTAGCAGCAGTGCTACCGGTAGTAGCAAAACAGCTAGTAAACAtcagcaatcgcagcagccttctacatcttcatcttcttcaaccGGAAAGAAAGTGCCGGGAAGTGGTACCTCCCAAAGCCAacgtcagcaccaccaccatcaccatcatcaccatcaccatcatcatcgtggcgcCGTGACAAATGACGATTCAGCGGCGAACGgtgtagcagctgctgctgccgcagtaCCGGCTCCTGCGGCATCGTATCAACAGTGCGatgccagcaccaacacctCGAACTCGCCGGAATCGAGCGAACCGGAGATCGACGAGGAAGATTGGGCTGATTGTGAGGAGGGTACAGATGAGGAAGTCTGCACCTGTCGCGATTACACCGACGAGGATGGGTTTGCGACGAGCGAGGACGAGCTACCGTCGCGTGATGTCGATCTGTCCAGCTACACCCAGCTCGATACGATCTCGGATGATCTGCTACACGATGCCCAGACACCGCGGCTacaccggaagcggaagttAACCGAAAATCGTATCCTCTATGGTGAGGCCGGTGGCAGTCCAGCAACGGAATCGCTGATCTACAGCAGCCGGAAACGGCTCGCTCTGGatgggtcagcagcagcagcagcggcatcatcatcatcaccggcatcGACTGTCactgccgttggtggtggtacgccCACGGGAGGTACCAGTAGTGTAGCCAACACACTAACGGTAGCCAACGTCACCACGACGCCACGATCTTCTTCACTGCGCGGTTCAATGAAT GTTGCAACAACACCAACTTCATCAACGCTTGGCGAACGTAAAACCCCTAGAACCATTATACCCACCAAAGATAATCCTCCTCCCGAGCTGAGTGAGTGGTTAATGCAGTTTCAG CGATGGACACACGTGGAAcgactggtggcggtggatcgTTTGATCGAGCACTGTGAGCCAACACAGGTGCGCCACATGATGAAGGTGATCGAACCGCAGTTCCAGCGAGATTTCATCTCGTTGCTGCCGAAAGAGCTCGCCCTGCAAGTCCTGTCGTACCTTGATCCGAAAGATCTGCTGCGTGCGGCACAAACGTGCAGCAGCTGGCGCTTCCTTGCCGACGACAACCTGCTGTGGAAGGAAAAGTGCAAGGAAAGTGGCATCGTGGTAGAACCGTCGACGGATCGACCGAAGCGGGGTCGCACTGGCAACATGCCGCCCATATCGTCTCCCTGGAAGGCTGCCTACATGCGACAGCACATCATCGAGATGAACTGGCGGTCGCGCCCCATTCGTACGGCAAAGGTGCTGAAGGGACACGACGATCATGTCATTACGTGCCTGCAGTTCTGCGGTAACCGCATCGTGTCCGGTTCCGACGATAATACGCTCAAAGTTTGGTCCGCCATTACTGGCAAG TGCCTTCGAACACTCACTGGTCATACGGGAGGCGTTTGGTCATCGCAGATGGCTGACAATATCATCATCTCCGGTAGCACGGACCGTACGCTGCGCGTCTGGAACGCAGAGACCGGCCAATGTATGCATATACTACATGGGCATACATCAACCGTGCGTTGCATGCACCTCCATGGCAACAA AGTGGTTAGTGGTTCACGGGATGCCACGTTACGTGTATGGGACGTGAACCTGGGTACGTGTCTGCACATGCTTGTCGGCCATCTGGCCGCGGTACGGTGCGTGCAGTACGATGGTAAGCTCATCGTTTCCGGTGCCTACGACTACATGGTGAAGGTGTGGAACCCCGAACGTCAGGAGTGTCTGCACACACTACAGGGACACACGAACCGGGTCTACTCGCTGCAGTTTGATGGAGTTCACGTCGTGTCCGGCTCCCTCGACACCTCGATACGCGTGTGGGACGCTGAGACGGGCTCCTGTAAACATGCACTGATGGGTCACCAGAGCCTTACGTCGGGAATGGAGCTACGGCAAAACATTCTCGTCTCGGGTAACGCCGATTCCACCGTCAAAGTGTGGGACATCATTACCGGCCAGTGTTTGCAGACGCTTTCTG GCCCCAACAAGCACCAGTCGGCGGTGACGTGTCTGCAGTTCAACACGCGATTCGTTATCACCAGCTCGGACGATGGTACGGTCAAGCTTTGGGATGTGAAGACGGGCGAGTTTATCCGCAATCTGGTTGCTCTAGAATCGGGCGGAACCGGAGGCGTCGTGTGGCGCATTCG GGCAAACGATACAAAGTTGATATGTGCCGTTGGATCGCGCAACGGTACGGAGGAAACCAAACTGATGGTACTCGATTTCGATGTGGAAGGTGCCTGCCTGAAATGCTCATAA
- the LOC125957426 gene encoding solute carrier family 66 member 3, translated as MGILDERGILYVLADLLSIVTIASCLISKVPQIQTVRRLQSATGLSVNGLLMELASYTVTMLYNFTNGYAFLSYLEYPILLVQEYVLVYFVLKYSSMLGQRAYLWAGLYGVLFVGFATGLIPSSVLMMLVPFTTPVGATSKVMQLIAILRSKDSASVSLITWGISAFTNSTRIYTIMLDSGDRMLLANFGVSTILSSSVLLAAWYYKKPKKE; from the exons ATGGGTATCCTAGACGAGCGTGGCATCCTGTACGTGCTGGCCGATCTCCTGTCGATCGTGACGATTGCTTCGTGTCTCATCTCGAAGGTTCCACAGATCCAGACGGTCCGGAGACTGCAATCCGCCACCGGTCTCAGCGTAAATGGCTTACTCATGGAGCTCGCGAGCTACACCGTGACGATGTTGTATAACTTTACGAACGGATACGCCTTTCTGTCCTACCTGGAGTACCCGATTCTGCTGGTACAGGAGTATGTACTTGTCTACTTCGTGCTGAAGTATTCTTCGATGCTTGGCCAACGAGCCTACCTGTGGGCTGGACTGTATGGTGTCCTTTTCGTTGGTTTCGCTACCGGGCTCATTCCATCGTCCGTGCTTATGATGCTTGTG CCCTTTACGACCCCGGTTGGTGCAACGAGCAAGGTGATGCAGTTGATCGCCATTCTGCGTTCGAAGGACTCCGCATCGGTCAGTTTGATCACGTGGGGCATTTCTGCTTTCACCAACTCAA CGCGCATCTACACGATCATGCTGGATTCCGGTGACCGAATGTTGCTGGCCAACTTTGGCGTCTCCACCATCCTAAGCTCCTCGGTGTTGCTGGCCGCGTGGTattacaaaaaaccaaagaaggaATAA